The following are encoded together in the Planctobacterium marinum genome:
- the thiI gene encoding tRNA uracil 4-sulfurtransferase ThiI, with protein MRFLVKLHPEITIKSKDVRKRFIRLLESNIRLILGQNHISATIQNQWDKILVNVKSDDSEVCTKVEYLLARIPGVDQILVVQESEYTDLDDIYQQVKAVWHNQLQGKTFAVRVKRKGNQSFTSTEVAAYVGGGLNQFCETGGVKLKNPDVTIHLEIDRNKLILVERKFRGLGGMPLPSQEDVLSLMSGGFDSGVASYQMIRRGAKTHFCFFNLGGREHEIGVREVSHYLWKNYSPSHRVKFIAVDFEPIVADILENVESGYMGVILKRMMLRAASIVADNLQIKGLVTGECLGQVSSQTLSNLHVIDQVTDKLVVRPLICSDKADIIDVARQIGTEDFAKSMPEYCGVISIKPNVKAPLDKVLEQETKCNLALIEQVVSATNVEDIKTLGEKTEREIIAVESSNELQPGEVLLDIRAPAERDHNPLQISHCTIEAMPFYKLAADFGDLDQNRAYYLYCDRGVMSKMQALVLKERGFKNVKVYRP; from the coding sequence GTGAGATTCCTGGTAAAGTTACACCCCGAAATTACCATTAAAAGTAAAGATGTGCGCAAGCGCTTCATTCGTTTACTGGAATCCAACATTCGCTTGATCCTGGGACAGAATCACATTTCTGCTACAATTCAGAATCAGTGGGACAAAATCCTGGTGAACGTCAAATCCGATGACAGCGAGGTTTGTACCAAAGTAGAGTATCTGCTGGCTCGTATTCCTGGGGTGGATCAAATTCTGGTGGTGCAGGAGTCTGAGTATACTGATCTTGATGATATCTACCAGCAGGTCAAAGCGGTTTGGCACAATCAATTACAGGGTAAAACTTTTGCGGTAAGGGTGAAACGCAAAGGGAACCAGTCTTTTACCTCGACTGAAGTGGCAGCTTACGTCGGGGGCGGTTTGAATCAATTTTGCGAAACCGGTGGCGTTAAGCTTAAAAATCCGGATGTGACTATCCACCTGGAAATAGATCGCAATAAACTCATTTTGGTGGAACGCAAATTTAGAGGCTTAGGTGGCATGCCGTTGCCCAGCCAAGAAGATGTACTGTCCTTGATGTCGGGTGGTTTTGATTCCGGTGTGGCCAGCTATCAAATGATTCGCCGTGGTGCTAAAACCCATTTCTGTTTTTTCAACTTAGGTGGCAGAGAGCATGAAATTGGCGTGCGCGAAGTGAGCCACTATTTGTGGAAAAACTACAGTCCCTCCCACCGTGTCAAGTTTATCGCGGTGGATTTTGAACCTATCGTTGCCGATATCCTGGAAAACGTGGAGAGTGGTTATATGGGCGTTATCCTGAAAAGGATGATGTTGCGTGCTGCCAGTATTGTTGCTGATAACCTGCAAATCAAAGGACTCGTTACTGGCGAGTGTTTGGGGCAAGTATCCAGCCAAACGCTGAGCAATTTGCACGTGATAGATCAGGTGACAGATAAGTTAGTGGTGCGTCCACTCATCTGTTCTGATAAAGCCGATATTATTGATGTTGCCAGACAGATAGGTACTGAGGATTTTGCTAAATCCATGCCGGAATATTGTGGCGTTATTTCCATCAAGCCCAATGTCAAAGCACCACTGGATAAAGTATTAGAGCAGGAAACCAAATGTAATCTGGCGCTCATTGAGCAAGTGGTGTCGGCGACAAATGTAGAAGATATCAAAACCCTCGGAGAAAAGACCGAGCGTGAAATCATCGCCGTTGAATCCAGTAATGAACTGCAACCCGGCGAAGTACTTCTAGACATTCGCGCTCCGGCAGAGCGCGACCACAATCCGTTGCAAATAAGTCACTGCACTATAGAGGCTATGCCATTTTATAAGCTGGCTGCAGACTTCGGCGACCTGGATCAAAATCGCGCTTATTATCTTTATTGTGATCGCGGAGTGATGAGCAAAATGCAAGCGCTGGTTTTAAAAGAACGCGGTTTTAAAAATGTAAAGGTTTATCGCCCTTAG
- a CDS encoding flagellar motor protein MotB, giving the protein MSEEAEECPKCPPEGLPAWMGTFADLMSLLMCFFVLLLAFSEMDVLKFKQIAGSMKFAFGVQNKIEVKDIPKGTSVIAMEFRPGRPDPTPIENIQQQTIEMTQQMLEFQAGDEDSAGGRQKQRGQQRGGQAQQTATDSSSSVPTQQQSQEQVNENMKKVAEKLQREIIDGSIEMESLGQQIVIRIKENGSFSAGSAFLQPQFVPVIQKIGGLLVDMPGEITISGHSDSQQISNELYRSNWDLSAQRAVAVAEVLRLVNGFDEGRMEVVGRADTQPLEMPGQDSDNDRNRRVEIAINQGKPKFSDPISVSEDGA; this is encoded by the coding sequence ATGAGTGAAGAAGCCGAAGAGTGTCCCAAGTGCCCCCCCGAAGGCCTGCCTGCCTGGATGGGTACTTTTGCCGATCTCATGTCGTTATTGATGTGTTTCTTCGTTCTGTTGCTGGCCTTCTCGGAAATGGACGTACTGAAATTCAAACAAATCGCTGGCTCGATGAAGTTCGCCTTTGGTGTGCAAAATAAGATTGAAGTAAAAGATATTCCCAAAGGCACGAGTGTTATAGCGATGGAATTCAGACCTGGTCGTCCTGATCCCACCCCCATTGAAAACATTCAACAGCAAACCATTGAAATGACTCAGCAAATGCTGGAGTTTCAAGCGGGCGACGAAGACTCCGCCGGCGGTCGACAGAAGCAACGAGGACAACAGCGAGGCGGTCAGGCGCAGCAAACCGCTACGGACTCCTCATCTTCAGTGCCGACTCAACAACAAAGTCAGGAACAAGTTAACGAAAACATGAAAAAAGTGGCTGAAAAGCTACAGCGTGAAATTATTGATGGTTCCATTGAAATGGAATCACTGGGCCAACAAATTGTGATCCGTATCAAGGAAAATGGTTCATTCTCGGCGGGCTCCGCGTTCTTGCAACCACAATTTGTCCCTGTAATTCAAAAAATTGGTGGCCTGCTGGTGGATATGCCCGGCGAAATTACCATTTCCGGTCATAGTGACAGCCAGCAAATTTCCAATGAACTATATCGCTCAAACTGGGACTTATCGGCACAACGAGCCGTTGCTGTGGCTGAGGTGCTAAGGCTGGTGAATGGTTTTGATGAAGGTCGTATGGAAGTCGTGGGACGAGCCGATACCCAACCGCTGGAGATGCCTGGGCAAGACTCTGATAACGATCGCAACCGTCGAGTGGAAATTGCCATTAATCAGGGCAAACCCAAGTTTTCTGATCCTATTTCTGTCTCTGAGGATGGTGCATAA
- the pomA gene encoding flagellar motor protein PomA, which translates to MDLATLIGIIGAIGFVVMSMVMSGEMGMFINVPSLLIVFGGTIFVVLSQVTLGQFFGAGKIAAKAFMFKIEAPDELIQKIVEMADAARKGGFLALEEAEIENEFMQKGVDMLVDGHDIDVVRTTLHKDISLTTERHEFGATIFKGMGDVAPAMGMIGTLIGLVAMLSSMDDPKAIGPAMAVALLTTLYGAFFANVICLPIATKLKNRTDEEKINQSLVLDGIIGIADGQNPRVIEGILKSYLASTKRGAATPDD; encoded by the coding sequence GTGGATCTAGCAACGCTAATCGGCATTATAGGCGCCATTGGTTTTGTAGTAATGTCCATGGTCATGAGTGGTGAGATGGGCATGTTCATTAACGTGCCCTCGTTACTGATTGTTTTTGGTGGCACGATATTCGTGGTTCTCTCCCAAGTGACATTAGGGCAATTCTTCGGTGCAGGGAAAATCGCCGCCAAAGCCTTTATGTTTAAAATTGAAGCTCCCGATGAACTTATTCAAAAAATCGTAGAAATGGCCGATGCTGCCCGTAAAGGCGGCTTTCTTGCGCTAGAAGAAGCGGAAATCGAAAACGAGTTTATGCAAAAAGGCGTGGACATGTTGGTGGATGGTCACGATATCGATGTGGTGCGCACTACCTTGCATAAAGACATTTCTCTGACGACTGAACGTCATGAGTTTGGCGCCACTATCTTCAAAGGCATGGGGGATGTCGCGCCAGCTATGGGAATGATCGGTACGTTGATTGGATTGGTTGCCATGCTTTCCAGCATGGACGACCCAAAGGCGATCGGACCGGCAATGGCGGTTGCGCTATTAACCACTCTGTATGGTGCCTTTTTTGCCAACGTTATTTGTCTACCTATTGCCACCAAATTGAAAAATCGTACCGATGAAGAAAAAATCAATCAAAGTCTGGTACTGGATGGCATCATTGGTATTGCCGATGGCCAAAACCCAAGAGTTATCGAAGGGATTTTGAAAAGTTACTTAGCGTCAACTAAACGCGGCGCGGCCACGCCTGACGATTAA
- a CDS encoding exodeoxyribonuclease VII small subunit gives MATDNTTSQNSFEDSLASLENIVTAMEKGELPLEEALSSFEQGIKLVKHCEEKLKSAEQRVKILTQSDEGNELQDFDIPDTQNP, from the coding sequence ATGGCAACAGATAACACAACATCACAGAACAGCTTCGAAGACTCGTTGGCTTCGTTAGAAAATATTGTCACCGCCATGGAAAAAGGTGAATTACCGCTGGAAGAAGCGCTGAGTTCATTTGAACAGGGGATCAAATTAGTTAAGCATTGCGAAGAAAAACTAAAGTCCGCTGAGCAGCGCGTTAAAATCCTGACTCAATCGGATGAAGGTAACGAACTGCAAGATTTCGATATCCCAGACACACAGAATCCGTAA
- a CDS encoding polyprenyl synthetase family protein: MSWQSAAKVYADSVTNLLQTALDEYPNLPGNLKEAMTYSLFAGGKRVRPFLVLAIGEMFKVPEDKLLTYAAALECVHTYSLIHDDLPAMDDDHLRRGKPTCHVIYGEATAILAGDALQTLAFELISHSDSLRATEALQAIKVLSRASGLAGMCGGQAVDLHQAGKHTDKQALEQMHRMKTGALLNASIMYPGHLASLTKAQHLQLQQFADAVGLGFQVMDDILDVEGDTAQLGKPQGSDAEAEKSTYPVLMGLEGAKEYLQQLHNEATQALQSLPYNSETLLSFTDYLFSRNH, from the coding sequence ATGAGCTGGCAAAGCGCTGCAAAAGTATATGCCGATTCGGTAACCAACCTGTTACAAACGGCATTGGATGAATATCCCAATCTACCCGGCAACCTCAAGGAAGCAATGACTTACAGTCTGTTCGCTGGCGGTAAACGCGTGCGTCCCTTCCTGGTATTAGCCATTGGCGAGATGTTCAAAGTCCCGGAAGATAAACTGCTTACTTATGCTGCAGCGCTCGAATGCGTTCATACCTATTCACTGATCCATGATGATTTGCCCGCAATGGATGATGATCACCTACGTAGAGGAAAGCCAACTTGCCATGTAATTTACGGTGAAGCTACTGCAATCTTGGCAGGGGATGCCTTGCAAACCCTCGCGTTTGAGCTAATTAGTCATTCTGACAGCCTCAGAGCAACAGAAGCTTTGCAAGCCATCAAGGTGTTGAGTCGCGCTTCCGGCCTGGCGGGTATGTGTGGCGGCCAGGCTGTAGATTTGCACCAGGCAGGGAAACACACCGACAAACAAGCGTTAGAGCAAATGCACCGAATGAAAACGGGTGCACTGCTCAATGCCAGTATTATGTACCCTGGCCATTTAGCAAGTCTGACAAAAGCGCAACACCTGCAACTGCAACAATTTGCTGATGCTGTCGGACTGGGTTTTCAAGTGATGGATGACATCCTGGATGTGGAAGGTGACACGGCGCAACTTGGCAAGCCGCAAGGCTCCGATGCAGAGGCAGAAAAAAGTACCTACCCCGTACTTATGGGTCTTGAGGGCGCAAAAGAATATTTGCAGCAATTGCACAATGAAGCAACACAAGCGCTACAATCACTACCTTACAATAGCGAAACTTTGCTATCATTCACCGATTACTTATTTAGTCGCAACCACTAA
- the dxs gene encoding 1-deoxy-D-xylulose-5-phosphate synthase, producing MTLDISHYPLLAKVHTPDDLRLLPKEDLRQVADELRAYLLASVSQSSGHFASGLGTVELTVALHYVYNTPFDRLIWDVGHQAYPHKILTGRKERITSIRKKGGLHPFPWPPESEYDTFAVGHSSTSISAALGMAIAAEKENRNRKVVAVIGDGAMTAGMAFEALNHGGDISKDMLVILNDNEMSISENVGALNSHLARLLTGSFFNSIRDGGKKLLSNVPPIKEFASRAEEHIKGMVVPGTIFEELGFNYIGPIDGHDVNGVVDTLSNMRNLSGPQILHVVTKKGKGYEVAEKDPIKFHAVPKFNPADNQLPKAAPSAPTFSKIFGDWICDMAARDPKLMGVTPAMREGSGLVQFSQQYPEQYFDVAIAEQHAVTLAAGLAIDGLNPVVAIYSTFLQRAYDQLIHDVALQNLPVLFAIDRAGIVGADGPTHQGAFDISYLRCIPNMVVMTPADEQDCRDMLYTGHLLKQPAAVRYPRGAGKGIAVSSDMTQLAIGESRSLRQGKQVAILNFGTLLPNAEAAAQQLDATLIDMRFVKPLDEAAIKGVLSSHSLLVTLEDNAIAGGAGSAVAEFVNTQPQLVKVLNIGLPDEFIMQGTQQEMYQELGLDCEGIVAKITESLSALGLESGSEVKQLKMQ from the coding sequence ATGACGCTGGATATTTCCCACTACCCTTTATTGGCTAAAGTTCACACTCCTGATGATTTGAGATTGTTACCCAAAGAAGATCTCCGGCAAGTGGCGGATGAGTTACGGGCTTATTTGTTAGCGAGTGTCAGCCAAAGTAGTGGTCATTTTGCTTCCGGGTTGGGCACGGTTGAACTAACAGTAGCGTTACACTATGTCTACAACACCCCATTTGACAGGCTAATCTGGGATGTTGGTCATCAGGCTTATCCCCATAAGATCCTGACTGGCCGGAAAGAGCGCATCACCAGCATCCGTAAAAAAGGGGGATTGCACCCTTTTCCTTGGCCACCAGAAAGTGAATACGACACCTTTGCCGTTGGACACTCGTCTACCTCAATCTCTGCCGCATTAGGCATGGCCATCGCTGCTGAAAAGGAAAACCGCAATCGCAAAGTCGTTGCAGTTATTGGCGATGGAGCCATGACCGCAGGAATGGCTTTTGAAGCCTTGAATCACGGTGGTGATATCAGCAAAGATATGTTGGTGATCCTCAACGATAATGAAATGTCCATTTCTGAGAATGTCGGGGCTTTGAACAGCCATCTGGCGCGATTACTGACAGGTAGCTTTTTCAACTCCATCCGAGATGGTGGTAAAAAGCTATTGTCTAACGTGCCACCCATCAAAGAATTTGCCAGCCGTGCCGAAGAGCACATCAAAGGCATGGTGGTACCCGGTACTATTTTTGAGGAACTAGGCTTCAATTACATCGGCCCAATAGATGGCCATGACGTCAATGGCGTAGTGGACACTTTAAGCAATATGCGCAACCTCAGCGGGCCACAGATTTTGCACGTGGTGACCAAAAAAGGCAAAGGCTACGAAGTCGCGGAAAAAGATCCCATTAAATTCCACGCCGTGCCCAAGTTTAATCCGGCTGATAACCAATTACCCAAAGCAGCGCCAAGTGCACCAACCTTTAGCAAAATCTTTGGCGACTGGATCTGCGACATGGCGGCCCGGGATCCCAAGTTAATGGGCGTTACCCCCGCTATGCGAGAAGGGTCAGGTTTGGTGCAGTTTTCACAGCAGTATCCTGAACAGTATTTTGATGTTGCTATCGCTGAGCAGCATGCGGTGACCTTGGCGGCCGGTCTTGCCATTGACGGTCTCAATCCGGTCGTGGCTATTTACTCTACCTTCTTACAGCGGGCCTATGATCAGCTTATTCACGATGTTGCTTTGCAGAATCTACCTGTCCTGTTTGCCATAGATAGAGCGGGGATCGTAGGTGCAGATGGCCCTACCCATCAAGGCGCTTTCGACATTTCCTATCTGCGTTGTATCCCTAACATGGTAGTCATGACACCCGCTGACGAACAAGATTGTCGCGATATGCTCTACACCGGTCACCTGCTCAAGCAACCTGCTGCGGTGCGCTATCCGCGCGGTGCTGGTAAAGGTATTGCGGTGTCCAGTGACATGACCCAATTAGCAATCGGTGAGTCCAGATCGCTACGACAAGGCAAACAAGTCGCCATTTTAAACTTTGGTACTTTACTGCCAAATGCCGAAGCAGCAGCACAACAGCTGGACGCAACCCTGATTGATATGCGTTTCGTGAAGCCCTTGGATGAAGCTGCTATCAAAGGGGTTTTAAGCTCTCACTCTCTGCTGGTAACACTGGAAGACAATGCAATCGCAGGCGGCGCCGGCAGTGCAGTGGCAGAATTTGTAAATACCCAACCACAGCTGGTAAAAGTATTAAATATTGGCTTGCCCGATGAATTTATTATGCAAGGTACACAGCAGGAAATGTATCAGGAGTTAGGCTTGGATTGCGAAGGCATCGTAGCTAAAATTACTGAGAGTTTGTCAGCTTTAGGGCTTGAGTCTGGATCAGAAGTTAAGCAGCTGAAAATGCAATAA
- a CDS encoding phosphatidylglycerophosphatase A family protein yields MDKATKKAALKKLKLSNPWHFLALGFGTGLAPFMPGTFGTLAAIPLVFLLPLMPLFGQLCLVLVLTLIGIRICDIASRDMGVHDHSAIVWDEVVGMLITMLAVPLTAINLLVGFVIFRLFDIIKPWPIRYCDKHVHGGFGIMLDDVLAGMFSLASMQLLLHFQLLNF; encoded by the coding sequence ATGGATAAAGCCACTAAAAAAGCGGCGCTCAAAAAACTTAAACTGTCTAACCCATGGCACTTTTTAGCCCTTGGGTTTGGTACCGGTCTGGCGCCATTTATGCCCGGTACTTTTGGTACCCTGGCGGCGATTCCCTTGGTATTTTTGTTGCCTTTGATGCCTCTATTTGGGCAGCTTTGTCTGGTGTTAGTCTTGACCCTGATCGGTATTCGTATTTGTGACATTGCCTCAAGGGATATGGGGGTGCATGATCACTCGGCTATTGTGTGGGACGAAGTGGTGGGTATGCTGATCACCATGTTGGCAGTGCCGCTGACGGCCATCAATCTACTTGTGGGATTTGTGATATTTCGTTTGTTCGACATCATCAAACCCTGGCCCATCCGCTACTGCGACAAGCATGTTCACGGTGGGTTTGGGATCATGTTGGATGATGTACTAGCGGGAATGTTCTCTTTGGCCAGTATGCAATTGTTATTGCATTTTCAGCTGCTTAACTTCTGA
- the thiL gene encoding thiamine-phosphate kinase, with the protein MKEFDIIKNYFLSRSYQRKDVQLGIGDDCALTTVPEGQQLVTTTDTLAESVHFPKGTSGRAVAHKALSVNLSDLAAMGAEPAWISLSLSIPEYDEAWLRDFSLCLQELTDYYSIQLIGGDTVQGPLSITITAQGFVPQGQALMRSKAKPGDWIYVTGTLGDAGLGLELLQTEKAAEPMHRNYLINRLNFPSPRLMVGTTLRRLATTCIDLSDGLKSDVQHILFASQTGAVINVEQLPLSEAMLATVGKDEGIRYALTAGDDYELLFTVSEEQKGSLEVALANCNVSATCIGRINGVQEKLELQRGDKPYQLPETGFQHFS; encoded by the coding sequence GTGAAAGAATTCGATATTATTAAAAATTACTTCTTATCCAGAAGTTATCAGCGCAAGGATGTGCAACTGGGTATCGGTGACGATTGTGCTTTGACGACAGTACCGGAAGGGCAACAGTTAGTTACCACAACCGATACGCTTGCAGAAAGCGTGCATTTCCCTAAAGGAACCTCCGGTAGAGCCGTTGCTCACAAAGCCTTGTCCGTCAACTTAAGTGATTTGGCTGCCATGGGAGCCGAACCCGCCTGGATCAGTTTATCGCTGTCTATTCCTGAGTATGACGAAGCCTGGTTGCGAGATTTTTCCTTGTGTTTGCAAGAACTCACCGACTATTACTCTATTCAACTAATCGGTGGCGATACGGTGCAGGGGCCTCTATCGATTACCATTACTGCTCAGGGTTTTGTACCTCAAGGGCAGGCGCTGATGCGCTCTAAAGCCAAACCAGGTGACTGGATTTATGTCACCGGAACCTTGGGCGATGCCGGTTTAGGTCTTGAGCTGCTACAAACCGAAAAAGCGGCAGAACCTATGCACCGCAATTACCTTATCAATCGACTCAACTTTCCCTCACCGCGATTAATGGTTGGGACAACGCTGAGACGTTTGGCAACCACTTGTATTGATCTGTCAGATGGTTTGAAGTCAGATGTACAACATATTCTGTTCGCCTCTCAAACCGGTGCGGTCATTAATGTTGAGCAATTGCCATTATCAGAGGCGATGCTGGCCACTGTGGGCAAAGACGAGGGAATTCGTTATGCGCTTACAGCAGGCGATGACTACGAGTTATTGTTTACGGTGTCAGAAGAGCAAAAGGGCAGCCTGGAAGTGGCTCTGGCTAATTGTAATGTATCAGCCACTTGCATAGGTCGAATCAACGGTGTGCAGGAAAAACTGGAACTGCAACGGGGCGACAAGCCATATCAGCTGCCTGAAACGGGGTTTCAACATTTTAGCTAG
- the nusB gene encoding transcription antitermination factor NusB has translation MKVAGRKKARELAMQAIYSWQMTGNPVSEIELNIATQQDMNKVDMSFFQAALNYVAEHVDELDEAYKLYVTDRPLSEIDPIEKAILRLATFELTQRIDVPYKVVINEAIELGKQFGAADSHKFINGVLDKAVRLLRKDEVPR, from the coding sequence GTGAAGGTAGCAGGACGTAAAAAGGCCAGAGAACTGGCCATGCAGGCCATTTATTCGTGGCAAATGACGGGCAATCCCGTAAGCGAAATCGAACTTAACATCGCCACTCAGCAAGATATGAATAAAGTTGACATGAGCTTCTTTCAAGCTGCATTAAACTATGTCGCGGAGCATGTTGACGAGCTAGACGAAGCTTACAAGCTTTACGTTACGGATCGCCCTCTGAGTGAAATCGACCCAATTGAAAAAGCTATCTTGCGTCTTGCCACCTTTGAACTGACACAGCGCATCGATGTGCCCTATAAAGTGGTTATCAACGAAGCAATTGAACTTGGTAAGCAATTTGGCGCAGCTGACAGTCACAAGTTTATTAACGGTGTGCTGGACAAAGCAGTACGCTTGTTACGCAAGGATGAAGTGCCACGCTAA
- the ribH gene encoding 6,7-dimethyl-8-ribityllumazine synthase: MNIVEGNIRATGKKFAIVVSRFNSFVVDHLVEGAIDTLERAGEVNEQDITVVKVPGAYELPLVAKKAAESGKFDAIIAIGAVIRGGTPHFDFVAGECNKGLAQVSLEYGIPVAFGVITVDSIEQAIERSGTKAGNKGAEAAHSALEMVNVIDQLAGA; encoded by the coding sequence TAAAAAATTCGCTATTGTGGTTTCGCGTTTCAACAGTTTTGTTGTAGATCACCTTGTTGAAGGGGCTATCGACACACTGGAAAGAGCGGGTGAAGTCAATGAGCAAGATATCACGGTAGTTAAAGTTCCGGGTGCCTATGAGCTACCTTTAGTGGCTAAAAAAGCCGCTGAAAGTGGTAAGTTTGACGCCATTATCGCAATTGGTGCAGTCATACGTGGTGGCACGCCTCACTTTGATTTTGTTGCTGGTGAATGTAATAAAGGTCTGGCTCAAGTGTCTCTGGAATACGGCATTCCGGTAGCCTTTGGCGTGATCACAGTTGACAGCATCGAGCAAGCTATTGAGCGTTCTGGCACTAAAGCCGGAAATAAAGGTGCAGAAGCGGCCCATTCAGCCCTTGAAATGGTCAATGTCATCGACCAGTTAGCTGGAGCGTAA